The DNA window CAGGACCAGGCTTTTCCTGTTTTTCGGAAACAAAAGCACGGAAGAACTGGCATACCGCGAACTTCTGGATAACCTGGCACGCAGGCATGGAGACCGGCTGCAGGTCTTTTATTTCTTTTCCCAGGAAAAGCCCGCTGACCGCTTTTTCTACGGAAGGCTGGACGAAAAGAAGCTGAGCCTGATCATCAACCAGATCCTGCACCTGGATGATACGGATGAAGAATCAACAATCTGGGATGCTGTGGACGAAGTGCTGATCTGTGGGAAAGGCGAAATGATCAAAGGACTGGCCAATGCATGCTACCATCACGGCATTCCCAAAAAGAACATCCATTTTGAGCTCTTTGAAGAGTTCAACGACGATATATATCCGGTAGAGAAAGAATTTCCGCTGGTGGAAAATATCAAGCTCGAATTTAAAAGCCTGGGACAAACCTACACGGCTAAACTGCCTGATAACCGGGATAAAATCCTTCAGCAACTGCTGGTAGCCGGCTATCCCGTACCATATTCCTGCAAATCCGGAATATGCGGCAGCTGCGAATGTATCCTGGAAGAAGGTGATGTTGAGCTGCTGGAAAATGAATACCTTACCGAAAAAGAAGAAGCAAAAAATCATATTTTAGCCTGCATGTCAATTGCCAAAAGCCCGAAAATAAAGCTTAACTTTGATCTGAGTTGAGAATTCTGAGAAACATATTCAATCTTATTTTTATATCGGCAGAAATCGGGGTATTGCTGATATGTCTTGCCAATGCCTGGGTATTTGCCCTTACGGACGGCAGGACGTATACCAAGATATCCAAGATCCCGCCGCGAGAGGTGGCCTTGGTGTTGGGGACTTCGCCCAGGATGAGATCCGGAATGTCCAATCCGTATTTTACCAAAAGGATGGATGCGGCAGCATTATTGTACCATCATGGGAAAATCAGGAAAATTTTGGTGAGCGGAGAAAAGAGCAAAGGCTATGATGAACCTGCTGCGATGAAGAATTACCTGATTTACCAGGAAGGTGTGCCTGAAGATATCATCATCGAAGATCCGAAAGGATTCAATACTTATAAGAGCATTCTGCGCTGCAAAGATGTCTACAAAAAAGACAATGTCATTATCGTTTCACAAGGTTTCCATAACTTACGCGCACTGCTTTTTGCGAGAAATAACAATATGAATGCTCTTGGTTTCGATGCCCAGGATGTTACGAAGCCTGAAAGCTATTACCGCAACCAGTTCAGGGAAATCCTTGCCAGAACGGTTGCGGTAGTCTATTTTGCGCTGGGAATATCTCCGGATTAGAACGGATACCCGAAAGCAATATTAAGCGTCGGTTTGAAAGGCTGGAAATTGCTGAACCTCCATTTTTCCCCGTCCGGTTTGTTTGGGTCATAGATTTTGTAAGCAAGATCAAGCCTTAATGTAATATATGCCACGTTAACCCTGAGCCCCACACCACTGCCGACCCCCATCTGTCTGATAAACCTGTTGAATTTAAACTGGTCATCCACATATTTTTCCTTATTTCCCCGCAGGCTCCATGTATTTCCGATATCGGTGAAGATAGCCCCTTCGTACATGTCATTAAAAGGGATTCTGTACTCAATATTCGTCGTCAGCTTCATATTATCGGTCATGTAAGTTCTCACCCGTTCATCTACTTGGGAATCTGCCGGTCCAAGGCCACCGAAGGCCACCCATGCACGGATATCGTTGGATCCTCCGTTGAAGTAAGAGCGGATCACCGGCATATCAGAAGAATTTCCGTAAGGAATACCCAATCCTACAAACTGTCTCAATACGAGCGTCTGGTTGTTGAATACCCTGAAATATTTCCTGACATCAAAATCGAACTTCACAAACTGGGCGTACGGAACACCGAAGATGGTCCTTTGCGGGCTTGTAATGATTCCTCCGCCATTATCATTGCGCTGATTGAATGCGCTGAGGATATTTCCTGCAAGTTCAACTTTACCATTGAAATAGAAGGCGTTCGGATAATCCTTTTTCCCGATCTCGTTATAGATGAAATTATAGATCATGGATGAAATGAGGACATCCTGGGTCTGGCGGTCTTTATTCACCAGAGTTCCCACAAATGCGGAATACCGCCCGAATCCTTCCGGGTTCAGGTTTTGCTGGTAGGCAAGATCCTGGGTAATGCGCTGCGAAACTTCATCGGAAGTCAGCTGTCCTGCTTCGTACTGTTGCCCAATGCTTGTGTGAGACTGGAAGTAATCAGCAAAGACTTCATCCCGGATCCGTCCGTCGTTCACAAAATAATCGTAATAGGCTTCTTTATTCTTTGTTAAACTCAGCTGGGTATTGAACAGGGTTAAGCGGTGCGAGACCTTGTCGTTTACCGTAGCAAAATAATTCAATCCGGTAGTAAAGTTTGTCCTTCCCAATCCTATATTATTCTGAATACCTGCTCCAAGTATAATGGATGAAGTGGGGCTGTACCGTTTCGGGATCAGCTTATAATAATTAAATGGCAATAAAAGCCTTGGAAAATTCAGCGAGGCCTGTGCAGATATTTCATAAGCGAGCACCCTCCTGTTGATGTCTTTGGTACTCCTGATGGATCCGAAAGTACCGGAAACACTTGTGGAAAGGTTTTCCGCTCCGTTGAAGACATTCCTGGTGATCAGGTCAACGGAAGGGGAGACTCCCAGGTTCAGCAGCTGTGAATAATTGATATCCGTTCCTATTTTAAGGTCATATTTGGGAAGCGGTTTCAGCAGATACAGGACATCGATAATGCTGTCGTTAGGAGCTGCATCACCGCCTCTTCTTAAGGAATCCCTGGCTTTCAGGATGCTGAAATTGTTCATGGCAATAAGGTTCCTTTTCGTCAGGTCAAGCTTTTTCTGGTCGTACACCTGTTTGTTGGCTACAATGATGGCCCTCCACAGTGCGCGCGCCTTATACTGGTCATCTACCTTATGGAACCTGATGCCTCTCAGGCTGTCTTTCTTTGTGTTTTTAGGATAATCACCGGCCCTGTCAACAATCGCTACATCAATATTTCCGATGGTAGCCACTTTGTATGGCGAGTCAAGAGAATCTTTATGGATTTCCAGCGTCAGAGGAACCTGCTTCCTGCTTTTAAGGGAATCGGCAACAAAGAAAATTTCATCATTCAGGTTATTGAACCGGTAATATCCGTAATCCCTCATGATGTCATTAAGCCGGGTTACCTCTTTTTCCAAAACGGTCTGGTCGAGGATTTGTCCTGAGCGGATCAGTGTCGCGTTGATTTTTTGCTGGTAAATATTTTTAATGCGCTCATCCGGAATATTGTAATAGTATTCTTTGATGTACGTAGGGTCTTTATGGGTAATAAAGTAATCTACGGATGCTTTTTTAGCCGCGGAATCCAGTTTATGGCTGAATTTCACCTGTCCATCCCAAAACCCCCGGTAAACGAGTCTTTTTTTAATGGACTCCGCACTTTTTTCCGTTCTTGCCTGATCCAGGATCACCGGCGGAGATCCCCAGCTGTGGAACAGCCTGTCCATAAACAGGCTTTTGCCTACGCTGCTTTTCATATTGTATTTCACGAATAATGAATCCCTGAGTTTCTGGTTCCTCATTTCGTTAGGATAGGTCATATATTCGTTAAGGATCGTATCGTATTTAGGATTGGCTGCATTGTAGAACAACAGGCCCAGCGGTAAGAATAACAGCTGTTTCTTATTGGGCTTTTGCTGGACGTAGCCTTTAAGTTCACTATCGAAAGGTTCTTTCTGATCTTCGAATTTAAAGTTGTTGGCCGTCAGCAGGTATTCACCGTCCGGAACTTTTTTAGTAGTACTGCATGCATAAAGAAGACCGACAAATGTTGCAAATGAGATAATTTTATAATATTTTTGAGGAGAATTCTTATAATGCTTACAGCTCATACAATAAAAGTTTTACAGTCTTTGGATAAAAAAAAGTTCAGACAAAAATACAATTTGTTTTTGGTTGAAGGTAATAAAATTATCGCTGAACTTCTTGATTCTGAATTTAAAATTAAGGAAATATTCTCAACGGATCCCCAAAAAACAGGCCGTACGGATGTTCCGGTAACCCATATCTCTGAAAATGAGCTTAAAAAAATAAGCTTCCTGAAAACCCCGAAAGACAGTATTGCCGTATGCTATCTGAATCCTGAAAAGAAAGAGGAAGATAAAGAGGTACAGCTGGTACTGGATGGCATACAGGACCCTGGAAACCTCGGAACAATCATCCGGCTGGCGGATTGGTTCGGGATTGAGCAGATCATCTGCAGTGAAGATACGGTTGATTTCTATAATCCGAAAGTGATCCAGGCAAGCATGGGTTCTTTTACCCGTGTCAATATGGTATATACGGACCTTGTAAGTTATCTTTCCGAAACAAAAAATTCCAATATCGGGACCGATATGGAAGGGGAGAGCATCTATGATTTTGAAAAGCCCGGAAAACTGAACCTTATTCTCGGAAACGAGGGTAACGGCATGCGCCCGGAAACTGAACAGCTGCTTGATAAAAGCATTAGCATCCCGCGTTTCGGAACATCGCAGTCTACGGAAAGCCTTAATGTTTCTATGGCTGCAGGGATTATTCTGGGCCAGCTGTATTCGAAATAGATCAATTTATTCAGATCATTGCGTTTGCAGATTCAGGATTCAGCAATACCACTCTGTCAGAATATCGACTGCCGCACTGCTAAATCCTGCTGTCCGCAAATTATATAAGCTGTTCCATACTGGAAACGCTTTTGTTTTTCTGGTAGTTTTCCAGTCTTTTCCTGACAAGTTTCAGGGCTACCGGAGCCAGATATACCAGGGCAATGCCGAGTACTTTTTTCTTCCAGTTGGAGCTTTTGATGTTTTTCTTCACCACATTTCCCACAATGGCAGTTACGGCCAGCTTCAGGAGGGCATCTACCGCATTCCCTTTCAGAGCGGATCCGGCAATACCCATAGCGGTGTTTTTACTGATCAGGAGATCTTTAACTTCAGAAGTCACCTGTTTGGCAATGACATCTTTTCGGATCACTACTTTTTCATCTCCGTTTTCATCTACTTTCTCCTGAAGATACTGATCCGTAAGCCCGTTTGTAAATGCACTCAGGCTTTCTTTTGTATTCTTAAACGTCAGAAGTTCTTCAAGACTGCTGATCTCACTTTTTAAAAGGTTCTTTTTCCTTCTCAGTTCCTCAAGGCTGTCGTATTTTCTTCCCATGGCTTAATGATTTAAAAAATTAATGACCTGATCCGCAACAAAATTGACGATTTTCTTTTTGAAAACAGCCACAAATGCCATGATTAGAAAATAAAATCCGGCTACGATCAGAAATCCGTAAGAGGTATTGTTGAGCGCCTTACCGATCAGGTAAGCCAGTCCGAAATTGAACAGGACAATAAAGAACGTGAAGGAGACCAATATCAAGATAAAATACGTAATCAAGCCTGCTGATAAAGAAGACTTTTCGGTAGCTTCAATCTTCAGAAGATCAATTCTTTTGGAAGCATATTCTTTAATAGTTTCTATCATTGTTTTTCCTTTGAAGTTACAAAAAAAGGAACTTTAATACGCAAAGTTCCTTTAATATTTACTTTATAGAGCGGTCTTATTTAAGATCATTCAGTTCAGATTCTACATTTTTCACCATATCCGTTGTTTTGGATACAATCTGATCTTTGTACTTGTCATATCCGTCTTTTACGGTAGAGGCTACATTTTCAGCCGTTTCCTTAAAAGTGG is part of the Chryseobacterium camelliae genome and encodes:
- a CDS encoding phage holin family protein → MIETIKEYASKRIDLLKIEATEKSSLSAGLITYFILILVSFTFFIVLFNFGLAYLIGKALNNTSYGFLIVAGFYFLIMAFVAVFKKKIVNFVADQVINFLNH
- a CDS encoding phosphoribosyl-ATP pyrophosphatase gives rise to the protein MGRKYDSLEELRRKKNLLKSEISSLEELLTFKNTKESLSAFTNGLTDQYLQEKVDENGDEKVVIRKDVIAKQVTSEVKDLLISKNTAMGIAGSALKGNAVDALLKLAVTAIVGNVVKKNIKSSNWKKKVLGIALVYLAPVALKLVRKRLENYQKNKSVSSMEQLI
- a CDS encoding BamA/TamA family outer membrane protein, translated to MSCKHYKNSPQKYYKIISFATFVGLLYACSTTKKVPDGEYLLTANNFKFEDQKEPFDSELKGYVQQKPNKKQLLFLPLGLLFYNAANPKYDTILNEYMTYPNEMRNQKLRDSLFVKYNMKSSVGKSLFMDRLFHSWGSPPVILDQARTEKSAESIKKRLVYRGFWDGQVKFSHKLDSAAKKASVDYFITHKDPTYIKEYYYNIPDERIKNIYQQKINATLIRSGQILDQTVLEKEVTRLNDIMRDYGYYRFNNLNDEIFFVADSLKSRKQVPLTLEIHKDSLDSPYKVATIGNIDVAIVDRAGDYPKNTKKDSLRGIRFHKVDDQYKARALWRAIIVANKQVYDQKKLDLTKRNLIAMNNFSILKARDSLRRGGDAAPNDSIIDVLYLLKPLPKYDLKIGTDINYSQLLNLGVSPSVDLITRNVFNGAENLSTSVSGTFGSIRSTKDINRRVLAYEISAQASLNFPRLLLPFNYYKLIPKRYSPTSSIILGAGIQNNIGLGRTNFTTGLNYFATVNDKVSHRLTLFNTQLSLTKNKEAYYDYFVNDGRIRDEVFADYFQSHTSIGQQYEAGQLTSDEVSQRITQDLAYQQNLNPEGFGRYSAFVGTLVNKDRQTQDVLISSMIYNFIYNEIGKKDYPNAFYFNGKVELAGNILSAFNQRNDNGGGIITSPQRTIFGVPYAQFVKFDFDVRKYFRVFNNQTLVLRQFVGLGIPYGNSSDMPVIRSYFNGGSNDIRAWVAFGGLGPADSQVDERVRTYMTDNMKLTTNIEYRIPFNDMYEGAIFTDIGNTWSLRGNKEKYVDDQFKFNRFIRQMGVGSGVGLRVNVAYITLRLDLAYKIYDPNKPDGEKWRFSNFQPFKPTLNIAFGYPF
- a CDS encoding flavin reductase family protein, whose protein sequence is MKQQIYKGKLTQFYRLKIAKKQQLTKNTFSLELEVPGDLQKNFEFEAGQYVSIQFDHQGEKVIHDYSMTSAPYEKKICLGIKAGSPDGGTAYFCSHYNEGDEIWVSEPAGRFTLVSKPSEFRTIVAFAAGIGITPILSHFKNILHHERRTRLFLFFGNKSTEELAYRELLDNLARRHGDRLQVFYFFSQEKPADRFFYGRLDEKKLSLIINQILHLDDTDEESTIWDAVDEVLICGKGEMIKGLANACYHHGIPKKNIHFELFEEFNDDIYPVEKEFPLVENIKLEFKSLGQTYTAKLPDNRDKILQQLLVAGYPVPYSCKSGICGSCECILEEGDVELLENEYLTEKEEAKNHILACMSIAKSPKIKLNFDLS
- a CDS encoding SanA/YdcF family protein; its protein translation is MRILRNIFNLIFISAEIGVLLICLANAWVFALTDGRTYTKISKIPPREVALVLGTSPRMRSGMSNPYFTKRMDAAALLYHHGKIRKILVSGEKSKGYDEPAAMKNYLIYQEGVPEDIIIEDPKGFNTYKSILRCKDVYKKDNVIIVSQGFHNLRALLFARNNNMNALGFDAQDVTKPESYYRNQFREILARTVAVVYFALGISPD
- a CDS encoding TrmH family RNA methyltransferase, with amino-acid sequence MLTAHTIKVLQSLDKKKFRQKYNLFLVEGNKIIAELLDSEFKIKEIFSTDPQKTGRTDVPVTHISENELKKISFLKTPKDSIAVCYLNPEKKEEDKEVQLVLDGIQDPGNLGTIIRLADWFGIEQIICSEDTVDFYNPKVIQASMGSFTRVNMVYTDLVSYLSETKNSNIGTDMEGESIYDFEKPGKLNLILGNEGNGMRPETEQLLDKSISIPRFGTSQSTESLNVSMAAGIILGQLYSK